From Anas platyrhynchos isolate ZD024472 breed Pekin duck chromosome 16, IASCAAS_PekinDuck_T2T, whole genome shotgun sequence, a single genomic window includes:
- the PLA2G1B gene encoding phospholipase A2 isoform X2 → MIQCTIPGSHPLLQYDGYGCYCGLGGSGTPVDELDKCCQAHDNCYSQAKKLSACTFLVDNPYTETYKFSCSSEEITCSSTNDECEMFICNCDRTAAMCFAKAPYNPGHYRLDTDKYCKSS, encoded by the exons ATGATCCAATGCACCATCCCGGGCAGCCACCCCCTGCTTCAGTATGATGGCTACGGCTGCTACTGTGGCTTGGGAGGCAGTGGAACACCAGTGGATGAACTCGACAA GTGCTGTCAAGCACACGATAACTGCTACTCTCAGGCAAAGAAGCTGTCAGCATGCACCTTCTTAGTGGACAACCCCTACACAGAGACGTACAAGTTCAGCTGCTCCAGCGAGGAGATCACGTGCAGCA GCACCAACGACGAGTGCGAGATGTTCATCTGCAACTGTGACCGCACGGCCGCCATGTGCTTCGCCAAGGCGCCCTACAACCCGGGCCACTACCGGCTGGACACGGACAAGTACTGCAAGTCCTCCTGA
- the PLA2G1B gene encoding phospholipase A2 isoform X1, whose product MKSLALLFLLSVGAASADVSPRAVWQLRSMIQCTIPGSHPLLQYDGYGCYCGLGGSGTPVDELDKCCQAHDNCYSQAKKLSACTFLVDNPYTETYKFSCSSEEITCSSTNDECEMFICNCDRTAAMCFAKAPYNPGHYRLDTDKYCKSS is encoded by the exons ATGAAGTCCCTTGCCCTGCTTTTCCTGCTGTCGG TGGGTGCTGCCAGCGCTGATGTCTCACCTCGCGCAGTGTGGCAGCTGCGCAGCATGATCCAATGCACCATCCCGGGCAGCCACCCCCTGCTTCAGTATGATGGCTACGGCTGCTACTGTGGCTTGGGAGGCAGTGGAACACCAGTGGATGAACTCGACAA GTGCTGTCAAGCACACGATAACTGCTACTCTCAGGCAAAGAAGCTGTCAGCATGCACCTTCTTAGTGGACAACCCCTACACAGAGACGTACAAGTTCAGCTGCTCCAGCGAGGAGATCACGTGCAGCA GCACCAACGACGAGTGCGAGATGTTCATCTGCAACTGTGACCGCACGGCCGCCATGTGCTTCGCCAAGGCGCCCTACAACCCGGGCCACTACCGGCTGGACACGGACAAGTACTGCAAGTCCTCCTGA